The Triticum aestivum cultivar Chinese Spring chromosome 3A, IWGSC CS RefSeq v2.1, whole genome shotgun sequence genome includes a region encoding these proteins:
- the LOC123056584 gene encoding wax ester synthase/diacylglycerol acyltransferase 11-like, with translation MHERDLASLQNIYIAPTESRDVAINNREWPLVEATTNVVTPSSRPLSVHVPTEMECADHSMAEEPMSPTGRGMEEMGICIVLVMGLGTPVNLPVFRAGIETELVTRLPRFRCIPVMDESAKDGNPRWVQTAVNVDDHIVIPRLDAAAVASDPEKAVEDYVASLSLLPMDMCRPFWEFHFLDFPTSEAASTVVLRLHHSIGDGTSITTLLVAASRSMVNPARLPAMPPPPKRTGAIYQLPPRPPLSSGDYLALFAWVWSCFVLAWHTLVDMTLIVATILFLSDPPTLFTRPRDGGESRRRKRFVHRTLSFDDVKLINTAMNCTINDVLVGVTSAALSQYYFRKSGESNTKRIGLRSCVLVDARPVSTRQTYVTRVETGNQLTGLICPFNITLKDDPLEYVHEAKRFMNRKKKSLAVMLTRVIGEFLVKNFGLKTGRFIFHRFLTRTTIIFSNAIGPAEHMTLCGHPVAFMAPSIYGQPQALTVHYHNYGSDIKVVLAVDDEQFQDCHQLLGDFVESIRIMKNAAALKMLTTSNHNGVTE, from the exons ATGCACGAGAGGGACCTTGCCTCCCTGCAGAATATATATATTGCACCTACCGAGTCCAGAGACGTTGCAATTAACAATCGAGAGTGGCCACTCGTGGAAGCAACAACGAACGTAGTCACTCCGTCAAGCCGTCCGCTCTCTGTCCACGTGCCAACGGAGATGGAATGTGCCGACCATTCCATGGCGGAGGAGCCCATGAGTCCTACCGGAAGAGGTATGGAAGAGATGGGTATCTGCATCGTCCTCGTGATGGGGCTCGGCACGCCGGTGAACCTGCCTGTCTTCCGTGCCGGCATCGAAACAGAACTAGTTACTCGTCTGCCACGCTTCCGCTGTATTCCA GTAATGGACGAGTCCGCCAAGGATGGCAATCCGCGATGGGTGCAAACGGCTGTAAATGTGGACGACCACATCGTCATCCCAAGACTGGATGCTGCTGCCGTGGCATCCGATCCGGAAAAGGCCGTGGAGGACTACGTGGCATCGCTGTCCCTGCTCCCGATGGACATGTGTCGTCCTTTCTGGGAGTTCCACTTCCTCGACTTCCCAACCTCCGAGGCGGCCTCCACGGTGGTGCTCCGTCTGCACCACTCCATTGGCGACGGCACGTCCATCACGACGCTCCTTGTGGCAGCGTCGCGCAGCATGGTCAATCCAGCAAGGCTGCCAGCTATGCCGCCACCACCCAAGCGCACGGGCGCGATCTACCAGCTGCCGCCACGGCCTCCGCTGTCTTCGGGTGATTACCTTGCGCTGTTCGCGTGGGTTTGGTCATGTTTTGTGCTGGCTTGGCACACACTCGTGGACATGACGTTGATTGTTGCAACAATCCTGTTCTTGAGTGACCCACCCACGCTCTTCACCCGTCCGCGGGATGGTGGCGAGTCTCGTCGCCGCAAGCGTTTCGTGCATCGTACCCTTAGCTTTGACGACGTCAAGCTCATCAATACTGCCATGAATTGC ACTATAAACGATGTGCTAGTTGGTGTGACTTCGGCGGCTCTTTCACAATATTACTTTAGAAAGTCTG GTGAGAGTAATACTAAGAGAATTGGTTTGCGGTCATGTGTCCTTGTCGACGCAAGGCCGGTGTCTACCAGACAA ACATATGTTACCAGGGTAGAGACAGGAAATCAACTTACCGGCCTCATCTGCCCGTTTAATATAACCTTGAAAGATGATCCCCTTGAGTATGTTCACGAGGCAAAAAGGTTCATGAATAGGAAAAAGAAGTCTTTAGCAGTGATGCTCACACGAGTGATTGGTGAATTCTTAGTCAAAAACTTTGGTCTGAAG ACAGGAAGATTTATCTTTCACCGCTTTTTAACACGTACAACCATAATATTTTCGAATGCAATTGGGCCAGCTGAACATATGACGTTATGTGGGCACCCAGTTGCCTTCATGGCACCTAGCATCTATGGCCAACCACAA gctttGACTGTGCACTACCATAATTATGGTAGTGATATCAAGGTAGTTCTCGCAGTTGATGACGAACAATTTCAAGATTGTCATCAACTTTTGGGTGATTTTGTTGAGTCCATCAGGATTATGAAGAATGCGGCAGCCCTGAAGATGTTGACAACTTCGAACCATAACGGTGTGACTGAGTAA